The window TGGAGCGAACTGGAGGGGGTGGCCAACCGCCAGGATTACGATCTGACGGCCCACAGCAACAATGTTTCCGAGAACGACCTGACCCGGCTGAAACTCAGCCGGAACGAACACTCCACCGAAAAGCTGGAATATTTTGACGAGTCCTACTCCGATCCCGCCACCGGCAAAAAGGGGGCCAAGTACATTCCTTTTGTGATAGAACCTTCGGCCGGGGCCGACCGGGCCACCCTGGCCTTTTTGTGCGAGGCCTACGATGAGGAACAACTCACCCGGCCGGATGAGGCCGCAGTCAAACCCCTGCTTGATGCCATAGATGCAGCGCTGAAGAACATCCAGAAGCGCATAGCCGAGGCAGCCAAGAGGCCGGGTAGCGCTGATATCCCCAACGGCGAGCAGCTTGAAGTCCTGGAAAAATCTTTCCTTTCGGCCAAGGACGACCTGCCCGGAAAACTGCTGCAGATTGACGTTGCCTGCTCCCGGCCTGGTGCGGACAAGCTGGACCTGGTGAAAAAGGTCAAGCTGATAGCCGGCAAGCTGGGCGACGAGCATACCAGAGCGGTTTTAAGGCTGCACCCGAAACTGGCGCCCATCAAGGTTGCAGTGCTGCCCTTGAAAAAGAATGAGCCCCGGATCGTGGAGCTGGGCAAAGGCATCGAGAACAGCCTGGCCGGGCATTTCCGGGCGGTCTACGACGATACCGCCGGAATAGGCAAGCTCTACCGCCGCCAGGACGAGGTGGGCACCCCGTTCTGCGTCACAGTTGATTTTCAGTCGCTGGAGGACGGAACGGTGACATTGCGGGACCGGGACACCATGCGGCAGGAGCGGGTGAAGATAGAAGAACTGGCCGGTGTGATAGGTAAAAAATTATCGTAATTGACACGGTTAAAAAAATATCAAAAAAGGGAGAGCTGGCTCTCCCCTTTTTACTAATGAGAGCAGATAATAGTAGACAAAAAGCCATGAATGGCCTTGATTGGCATTGATGCGCGTCCTTAACCCAGCCCTTCCTCCTACGCTAAAGCTTCCGCTGGCGCTATCATGCCAGCTTCTTTAAGTGCAGTAGCTTTAGCGGAGGCACTCGGCGGATAAATAAGGGCTGGGTTAAGAGCACATACTGTACCCCAGTCTTAGGCCGTTCACGCCGGGCTGCGTGCCTGCCTATGCCGAAGCTTGCCTACGTTGAAGCTTCGCGCAAGCAGGCGGCTACGCGCAGGCACTGCCTTTGCCCCAGGCTACTAAATGGTTCGACTAACTCACCACAAGTACATGCTCTGATTAGTAATGGTGTTTCCTTGAAGCACTTGCTAATAACATCTGGCAAATTAAAGCCTTTTTTACTTTCAGGCAATGTCAATAACCTGAGATCACCAACTTTATAAATTGGTGTTGACAGAAGCTCATAACTTATGATATCATACTGCGTTAAACCTTATATAAAGGGGGCAGAAAATGCCGGAAGCCGAAGGCGCTTTTGAAAAAACATTGAAAGC of the candidate division TA06 bacterium genome contains:
- a CDS encoding glycine--tRNA ligase, with protein sequence MARPENAFEKIVSLCKRRGFIFQSSEIYGGLSSAWDYGPLGVELKNNVKKAWWQSVVYGRKDMEGLDAAIIMNRLVWQYSGHEKTFVDPLVDCKKCRKRFRADHISPEFTLSGSEGLDATSAGRPKCPECGGELTEPRDFNGMFQTHVGPVQDESGLAYLRPETAQGIFANFLNVLQSMRRKLPFGIAQIGKAFRNEITPGNFTFRTREFEQMEIEYFCKPPQYLQPGEKTDDQLYQEWVETRYNWYLSLGISPERLKKRPQAKEELAHYAKACVDLEYLFPGSLGWSELEGVANRQDYDLTAHSNNVSENDLTRLKLSRNEHSTEKLEYFDESYSDPATGKKGAKYIPFVIEPSAGADRATLAFLCEAYDEEQLTRPDEAAVKPLLDAIDAALKNIQKRIAEAAKRPGSADIPNGEQLEVLEKSFLSAKDDLPGKLLQIDVACSRPGADKLDLVKKVKLIAGKLGDEHTRAVLRLHPKLAPIKVAVLPLKKNEPRIVELGKGIENSLAGHFRAVYDDTAGIGKLYRRQDEVGTPFCVTVDFQSLEDGTVTLRDRDTMRQERVKIEELAGVIGKKLS